Proteins encoded in a region of the Streptomyces sp. NBC_01298 genome:
- a CDS encoding N-6 DNA methylase: MPEQKPPTEAPAAPHVIAPEVAPEAAPEAAPEVTAADIARLAGVGRAAVSNWRRRHADFPRPVGGTETSPSFALAEVTDWLRAQGKLAEVPLRERVWQYVAAHPGGSVAALVKAGSALLLVRDRPREWLEAAAVSDERMAALLAPAIDRVLALRFGPVHPLGAAAPLTPASVPFLRAAAELAAELGTKGAFEFLLGRHLEANPRQYTLTPDGLATLMAALAGPSPRTVLDPACGTGTLLRAVPGAITRYAQDSSAELASLAALRLALQSDAPVRAAAADSLRADAFARPAAEPVDAVLCHPPFNERNWGHEELSYDPRWEYGLPARAESELAWVQHALAHLREGGTAVLLMPPAAAARRSGRRIRADLLRRGALRAVVALPAGAAPPYGIPLHLWVLRRPAPHAAAPSGLLLVDTAALADGPGPGTGRAGWAAVHGAVEEAWTAYARGGPAPEVPDVPGVRRVVPVVELLDDDVDLTPARHLPPPAAGGGLAELTAVRDRLDSTLTRAARLTPPAPPTASPDRPAAAPPRLPLTTVGELARAGALLLYTGTGSGAGGAPVLTEYDVSAGTGPSGTLADAAEQPLLTAPGDVVVPLTGGAGVARVVDAATAGAALGRGLQLLRPDPAALDPWFLAGFLRATANNRRASSHASTTTRLDVRRLELPRLPRTEQEVYGARFRALAEFEDALRLAARLGEQLVQGLYDGLSDGTVRPE, from the coding sequence ATGCCGGAGCAGAAGCCCCCCACCGAGGCCCCAGCCGCCCCCCACGTCATCGCCCCCGAAGTCGCCCCCGAAGCCGCCCCCGAAGCCGCCCCCGAAGTCACCGCCGCGGACATCGCCCGCCTCGCGGGAGTCGGCCGCGCCGCCGTGAGCAACTGGCGCCGCAGGCACGCCGACTTCCCCCGCCCCGTCGGCGGCACCGAGACCAGCCCCTCCTTCGCGCTGGCCGAGGTCACGGACTGGCTCCGGGCCCAGGGCAAGCTGGCCGAGGTCCCACTGCGCGAGCGCGTCTGGCAGTACGTCGCCGCCCACCCCGGCGGCTCCGTGGCCGCGCTCGTCAAGGCCGGGAGCGCGCTGCTCCTCGTACGCGACCGGCCCAGGGAGTGGCTGGAGGCCGCGGCCGTCTCCGACGAGCGGATGGCCGCCCTCCTGGCGCCCGCCATCGACCGCGTGCTCGCCCTGCGGTTCGGGCCCGTGCACCCGCTCGGAGCCGCCGCCCCCCTGACGCCCGCCTCCGTGCCCTTCCTGCGGGCCGCCGCCGAACTCGCCGCCGAACTCGGCACCAAGGGCGCCTTCGAGTTCCTGCTCGGCCGCCACCTGGAAGCCAACCCCCGCCAGTACACGCTCACTCCGGACGGCCTCGCCACCCTCATGGCCGCCCTCGCCGGGCCGTCCCCCCGGACCGTCCTGGACCCCGCCTGCGGCACCGGCACCCTGCTGCGGGCCGTCCCCGGGGCCATCACCCGCTACGCGCAGGACAGTTCGGCCGAACTCGCCTCCCTCGCCGCCCTGCGCCTCGCCCTCCAGTCGGACGCCCCGGTCCGCGCGGCCGCCGCCGACAGCCTGCGCGCCGACGCCTTCGCGCGCCCCGCCGCCGAACCGGTCGACGCCGTGCTCTGCCACCCGCCGTTCAACGAACGCAACTGGGGCCACGAGGAGCTGTCCTACGACCCGCGCTGGGAGTACGGGCTGCCGGCCCGCGCGGAATCCGAACTCGCCTGGGTCCAGCACGCCCTGGCCCACCTGCGCGAGGGCGGCACCGCCGTCCTGCTCATGCCGCCCGCCGCCGCCGCCCGCCGCTCCGGCCGCCGCATCCGCGCCGACCTGCTGCGCCGGGGTGCGCTGCGGGCCGTCGTGGCCCTTCCGGCCGGCGCCGCGCCGCCGTACGGGATCCCGCTGCACCTGTGGGTGCTGCGCAGGCCCGCCCCGCACGCGGCGGCCCCCTCCGGGCTGCTCCTCGTGGACACCGCCGCACTCGCCGACGGTCCCGGACCGGGCACCGGGCGGGCCGGGTGGGCCGCCGTGCACGGTGCGGTGGAGGAGGCCTGGACGGCGTACGCGCGCGGCGGCCCGGCCCCGGAGGTACCGGATGTCCCCGGCGTGCGCCGCGTGGTGCCCGTCGTGGAGCTGCTCGACGACGACGTGGACCTGACCCCGGCCCGCCACCTGCCGCCGCCCGCCGCGGGCGGCGGCCTGGCCGAGCTGACCGCCGTACGGGACCGGCTGGACTCGACGCTGACCCGCGCGGCCCGGCTCACCCCGCCGGCCCCGCCCACCGCCTCCCCGGACCGTCCCGCGGCCGCGCCGCCCCGGCTGCCGCTGACCACCGTCGGCGAACTCGCCCGCGCCGGAGCCCTGCTGCTGTACACGGGCACCGGCAGCGGCGCGGGCGGGGCCCCCGTCCTGACCGAGTACGACGTGAGCGCCGGCACCGGCCCCTCCGGCACCCTGGCCGACGCCGCGGAACAGCCGCTGCTGACCGCGCCCGGCGACGTGGTCGTCCCCCTCACCGGGGGCGCCGGCGTGGCCCGGGTGGTCGACGCGGCCACCGCCGGGGCGGCCCTCGGCCGGGGCCTGCAGCTGCTGCGGCCCGACCCGGCCGCGCTGGACCCCTGGTTCCTGGCCGGCTTCCTGCGTGCCACCGCCAACAACCGGCGCGCCAGCAGCCACGCCTCCACCACGACCCGGCTCGACGTGCGCCGCCTCGAACTGCCCCGGCTGCCGCGGACGGAGCAGGAGGTCTACGGGGCGCGGTTCCGGGCGCTGGCCGAGTTCGAGGACGCCCTGCGGCTGGCCGCCCGGCTCGGGGAGCAGCTTGTACAGGGGCTGTACGACGGGCTGTCGGACGGCACGGTCCGGCCGGAATGA
- a CDS encoding serine/threonine-protein kinase gives MTDRLIGDRYQLATILGQGGMGQVWTAYDRRLDRRVAVKLLRPDKVAGPGSVAEELRRRFVRECRVTAQVDHPGLVTVHDAGSDGDELYLVMGYVEGADLADHLAEHDPYPWPWAVSVIAQLCSVLSAVHAVPIVHRDLKPRNVMVRPDGTVLVLDLGVASVMDTDTTRLTSTGSPIGSPAYMAPEQAMGGAVGPHTDLYALGVVLYELLSGNVPFAGSTALGVLHRHLYEPPLPVRQLRPEVPQQLEALLLKLLAKDPQDRPASAQAVYAALAPLLPHHGSGAPTGPLDPTRPFLRPQAPWPDRATVIPPRPATPPPPPRPDVPAAVEEAKKLLDQGRLTQAVDILGGILPAAAEQHGAHSPVVRSLRKQYAATLMDDGQYRRALPELRRLAEEFPAGDPQSLRFRYDAAQCLEQLGEPAAALAEYRALLPLFENHYANPDPGLPLEVRRRIAHLLLSLGDRPAAHDTLARLLFDAERLHGPNHPFTEEVRRTLLWLGQVR, from the coding sequence GTGACGGACCGGCTCATCGGCGACCGCTACCAGCTCGCCACCATCCTGGGCCAGGGCGGCATGGGCCAGGTCTGGACGGCCTACGACCGGCGCCTGGACCGCCGCGTCGCGGTCAAACTGCTGCGCCCCGACAAGGTCGCGGGCCCCGGCTCCGTGGCCGAGGAGCTGCGCCGCCGCTTCGTGCGCGAATGCCGGGTCACCGCCCAGGTCGACCACCCCGGGCTGGTCACCGTGCACGACGCGGGCAGCGACGGCGACGAGCTGTACCTCGTCATGGGCTACGTCGAGGGCGCCGACCTCGCCGACCACCTCGCCGAGCACGACCCCTATCCGTGGCCCTGGGCGGTCTCGGTGATCGCGCAGCTGTGTTCGGTGCTGTCGGCCGTGCACGCGGTGCCGATCGTCCACCGGGACCTGAAGCCGCGCAACGTCATGGTCCGCCCCGACGGGACCGTGCTGGTCCTGGACCTCGGCGTCGCCTCCGTGATGGACACCGACACCACCCGCCTCACCAGCACCGGTTCGCCCATCGGCAGCCCCGCGTACATGGCCCCCGAACAGGCCATGGGCGGAGCCGTGGGCCCGCACACCGACCTCTACGCGCTCGGCGTGGTCCTGTACGAGCTGCTGTCCGGCAACGTCCCCTTCGCCGGCTCCACGGCGCTCGGGGTGCTCCACCGGCACCTGTACGAACCCCCGCTGCCGGTGCGCCAGTTGCGTCCCGAGGTCCCGCAGCAGCTCGAAGCCCTGCTGCTGAAGCTGCTGGCCAAGGACCCGCAGGACCGGCCCGCCTCCGCGCAGGCGGTGTACGCGGCCCTCGCGCCGCTGCTGCCCCACCACGGCTCGGGCGCCCCGACCGGCCCCCTCGACCCGACCCGCCCCTTCCTGCGCCCGCAGGCCCCCTGGCCCGACCGCGCCACCGTGATCCCGCCCCGGCCCGCGACCCCGCCCCCGCCGCCGCGGCCGGACGTCCCGGCGGCCGTGGAGGAGGCCAAGAAGCTCCTCGACCAGGGCAGGCTCACCCAGGCCGTGGACATCCTCGGCGGCATCCTCCCGGCGGCGGCCGAGCAGCACGGCGCGCACTCGCCGGTGGTCCGCTCCCTGCGCAAGCAGTACGCCGCCACCCTGATGGACGACGGCCAGTACCGCCGCGCTCTGCCCGAACTGCGGCGGCTCGCCGAGGAGTTCCCGGCCGGCGACCCGCAGTCCCTGCGCTTCCGCTACGACGCGGCCCAGTGCCTGGAGCAGCTCGGCGAACCGGCGGCCGCCCTCGCCGAGTACCGGGCGCTGCTGCCGCTCTTCGAGAACCACTACGCGAACCCGGACCCGGGCCTCCCGCTGGAGGTCCGCCGCCGGATAGCGCACCTGCTGCTCTCCCTCGGCGACCGTCCGGCGGCCCACGACACCCTGGCCCGGCTCCTCTTCGACGCGGAACGCCTGCACGGCCCGAACCACCCCTTCACCGAGGAGGTCCGCCGCACCCTGCTCTGGCTCGGTCAGGTCCGCTGA